One part of the uncultured Celeribacter sp. genome encodes these proteins:
- a CDS encoding ABC transporter substrate-binding protein encodes MKHLKSTLLASALFLPLAAPAVMAETPDDVLVVAQNIDDIVAIDPAQAYEFTSGELVANLYDRLVQYDAEDTTVLAPGLASDWSADAEAKTITFTLRDGATFASGNPVTAADVIYSFSRVVKLNLTPAFILTQLGWNAENIGEMVTGEGNTVTIKYTGDFSPAFVLNVLAARPASIVDSVLVAENEVDGDMGNAWLNANAAGSGPFTLQRYAAGQMVRLQANPDYFNGAPAIDSVIIRHVAESATQQLLLEQGDVDLARNLTPDQVASLKSDDIKVETFPQAAVHFLSFNQKTDSLTDPAVWEAARYLVDYKGMTDTIVKGQMEVHQAFWPKGFPGSYDETPFSYDPEKAKSILEEAGIDTPITVSLDVINAAPFTDMAQSLQASFADAGINFEILPGTGSQVITKYRERSHEAMLLYWGPDFMDPHSNAKAFAYNPDNSDDHYAATTTWRNAWAVPEEMNELTMAALSESDAETRLDMYRELQKDVQEDSPIVIMFQATYQVAMDADVSGYVNGATSDFVYYRLIEKD; translated from the coding sequence GTGAAACATCTTAAATCAACATTGCTGGCCAGCGCGCTCTTTCTGCCCCTTGCCGCCCCGGCGGTCATGGCAGAAACCCCCGATGACGTGCTTGTCGTGGCGCAAAACATCGATGACATTGTCGCCATCGACCCGGCGCAGGCCTATGAGTTCACCTCTGGCGAACTGGTTGCCAACCTCTATGACCGTCTGGTGCAATATGATGCCGAAGACACCACGGTTCTGGCACCCGGTCTGGCCTCCGACTGGAGCGCCGATGCCGAAGCGAAAACCATCACCTTCACCCTGCGTGACGGGGCCACATTCGCCTCCGGCAACCCGGTCACAGCAGCAGATGTGATCTATTCCTTTTCGCGCGTGGTAAAGCTGAACCTGACCCCGGCCTTCATCCTGACCCAGCTCGGCTGGAACGCTGAGAATATCGGCGAGATGGTCACCGGCGAAGGCAACACCGTCACCATCAAATACACCGGGGACTTCTCGCCCGCGTTTGTTCTGAACGTTCTGGCGGCCCGCCCGGCCTCAATCGTCGACAGCGTTCTGGTCGCGGAAAACGAGGTTGACGGCGACATGGGCAACGCCTGGCTCAACGCCAATGCCGCTGGCTCCGGCCCCTTCACGCTGCAGCGCTATGCCGCCGGCCAAATGGTCCGCCTGCAGGCAAACCCGGACTACTTCAACGGTGCCCCGGCGATTGACAGCGTCATCATCCGCCATGTTGCAGAAAGCGCCACCCAGCAATTGCTGCTGGAACAAGGCGACGTCGATTTGGCCCGCAACCTGACCCCGGATCAGGTCGCTTCGCTCAAGAGCGATGACATCAAGGTCGAAACCTTCCCGCAGGCCGCCGTCCACTTCCTGTCCTTTAACCAAAAGACGGACAGCCTGACCGATCCCGCGGTCTGGGAAGCCGCACGCTATCTAGTGGACTACAAAGGCATGACGGACACCATCGTCAAAGGCCAGATGGAAGTACATCAGGCCTTCTGGCCCAAAGGCTTCCCCGGTTCTTACGACGAAACGCCGTTTTCCTACGATCCGGAAAAAGCCAAGAGCATCCTCGAAGAAGCTGGCATCGACACGCCGATCACCGTCTCTCTCGATGTGATCAATGCCGCCCCCTTCACCGATATGGCGCAGTCTCTGCAAGCCAGCTTTGCCGATGCGGGGATCAACTTTGAAATCCTGCCCGGCACCGGCAGCCAGGTGATCACCAAATACCGCGAGCGCAGCCATGAGGCGATGCTGCTCTATTGGGGCCCTGACTTCATGGACCCGCATTCCAATGCAAAGGCCTTTGCCTATAACCCCGACAATTCCGACGATCACTATGCCGCCACCACCACCTGGCGCAACGCCTGGGCGGTTCCGGAAGAGATGAACGAGCTGACCATGGCCGCCCTGTCGGAAAGCGATGCCGAAACACGTCTCGACATGTATCGCGAGTTGCAAAAAGACGTGCAGGAAGACTCGCCCATCGTAATCATGTTCCAAGCCACCTATCAGGTCGCCATGGACGCGGATGTGTCCGGTTACGTGAACGGCGCCACCTCTGATTTCGTCTACTATCGCCTCATCGAAAAAGACTGA
- a CDS encoding cupin domain-containing protein, with translation MTQKKTPQEPKIGPTIRKRRKQLKLTLQALCDKSGVSVGYLSQVERDNATPSLGTLAQIAAALDVGLEYFISASKPSDGLTRAGTRPLFALDDSSLRYEALGADFAGSEMSSYILHIPSGYVSETVQHEGEEIIFILEGEVDQTLDGQTFRLTAGDSLHYSGNTPHAWANSTDQTARILWTGTLTVLNRQSAIELPELSQKPPAQTAPGQQKALSNKETTRETS, from the coding sequence ATGACGCAAAAGAAGACGCCTCAGGAACCCAAGATCGGGCCTACAATTCGCAAACGTCGCAAACAGCTCAAGCTGACCTTGCAGGCGCTTTGCGATAAATCCGGTGTCTCGGTCGGCTATCTCAGCCAGGTGGAACGCGACAACGCCACCCCGTCGCTGGGAACTCTGGCACAGATCGCAGCGGCGCTGGATGTGGGGCTGGAGTATTTCATCTCTGCCTCGAAACCCTCTGACGGGCTGACCCGGGCGGGCACGCGACCGCTCTTTGCTCTGGATGATTCTTCGCTACGCTACGAAGCACTGGGCGCGGACTTCGCAGGTTCCGAAATGTCCTCTTACATTTTGCACATCCCATCGGGCTATGTGTCGGAAACCGTTCAGCACGAAGGCGAAGAAATCATTTTCATACTGGAAGGCGAAGTCGACCAGACGCTGGACGGCCAGACCTTTCGCCTCACGGCCGGCGACAGCCTGCACTATAGCGGCAACACCCCCCATGCCTGGGCCAACTCCACAGATCAAACCGCCCGCATCCTTTGGACAGGAACCCTGACAGTCCTCAATCGTCAGAGTGCGATCGAACTGCCGGAACTGTCCCAGAAGCCCCCTGCGCAGACTGCGCCAGGACAACAAAAAGCCTTATCCAACAAGGAGACGACCCGTGAAACATCTTAA
- a CDS encoding ABC transporter permease yields MSTAALSPAGLKKTAGAIGGFVVVTLLTFIGLMAVTFFIGRVIPIDPVLAVVGDRATQEQYDAARVAMGLDRPLILQFISYVGDVFQGNLGHSVSTNRPVAEDLARVFPATLEMATLGILIGVGLGVPLGVWAAAKQGTWVDQLIRVFALLGYSVPAFWLGLVGLVVFYAGLGWVAGPGRVDIFYEGLVPPRTGLMLVDAAIAGDWEVFLSALDHLVLPATILGFFSLAYIARMTRSFMLDQLGQEYITTARVKGVSEWRVIWSHGFRPIRVPLITVIGLSYAALLEGSVMIETVFSWPGIGNYLTIALLNADMNAVLGATLVIGSVFILINKLSDVLYRILDPRSR; encoded by the coding sequence TTGAGTACAGCCGCGCTCTCACCTGCCGGGTTAAAGAAAACCGCCGGAGCCATCGGGGGCTTTGTCGTCGTGACGCTTTTGACCTTTATCGGTCTGATGGCGGTCACATTCTTTATCGGACGGGTGATCCCGATCGATCCGGTTCTGGCCGTGGTCGGCGACCGGGCCACGCAGGAACAATATGATGCTGCGCGTGTCGCCATGGGGCTCGATCGTCCATTGATCCTGCAATTCATCTCCTATGTCGGCGATGTGTTCCAGGGCAACCTTGGCCATTCGGTGTCCACCAATCGTCCGGTGGCCGAAGATCTGGCGCGCGTCTTTCCGGCGACGCTGGAGATGGCGACGCTCGGCATACTGATCGGTGTCGGGCTGGGGGTGCCGCTGGGCGTTTGGGCCGCCGCGAAACAGGGCACATGGGTGGACCAGTTGATTCGCGTGTTTGCGCTGCTGGGCTATTCCGTGCCGGCGTTTTGGCTGGGGCTTGTCGGTCTGGTGGTCTTTTACGCGGGTCTGGGCTGGGTCGCCGGTCCGGGCCGCGTGGACATCTTCTATGAAGGGCTGGTGCCACCACGCACCGGGCTGATGCTGGTCGATGCCGCGATTGCGGGGGATTGGGAGGTCTTTCTTAGCGCGCTCGACCATCTGGTCCTGCCTGCAACCATTCTGGGCTTTTTCTCGCTGGCCTACATCGCGCGCATGACCCGTAGTTTCATGCTGGATCAACTGGGGCAGGAATATATCACCACCGCCCGTGTCAAAGGCGTTTCCGAATGGCGCGTGATCTGGAGCCACGGGTTCCGCCCGATCCGGGTGCCCCTGATCACCGTGATCGGCCTGTCATACGCCGCGCTTCTGGAAGGCTCGGTGATGATCGAAACTGTCTTCAGTTGGCCGGGCATCGGCAACTATCTGACAATTGCCCTGCTGAATGCCGATATGAATGCGGTTCTTGGTGCGACGCTGGTGATCGGGTCGGTTTTCATTCTCATCAACAAGCTGTCGGATGTGCTGTACCGCATTCTCGACCCGCGCAGCCGATAG
- the nikC gene encoding nickel transporter permease, with the protein MTTMTNWLLDESPTSRLQASLGNSYRMARMLMRNPLAMVGAVILLVLILAAIFAPWIAPHSPLGQNLGQRLLPPSATHWMGTDELGRDIFSRVIYGARITLLIVALVAVISAPLGLLIGAISGYFGGWVDKVMMGITDVFLSMPKLILALAFVAALGPGIENAIIAIAITSWPAYARIARAETLTFRNSEFISATRLLGASHTRIITRHVLPLCTSSMIVRVTLDMAGIILTAAGLGFLGLGAQPPLPEWGAMISRGRAFILDQWWVATMPGFAIIVVSLGFCFLGDGLRDVLDPKQGGKS; encoded by the coding sequence ATGACAACAATGACGAACTGGTTGCTCGACGAGTCCCCGACATCCCGCCTGCAGGCATCGCTTGGCAACAGCTACCGCATGGCGCGGATGCTGATGCGCAATCCGCTGGCCATGGTCGGGGCGGTGATCCTGTTGGTCCTGATTCTGGCCGCGATTTTCGCGCCTTGGATCGCGCCCCATAGCCCACTGGGACAGAACCTTGGGCAACGTTTGTTGCCGCCGTCGGCCACGCATTGGATGGGTACCGATGAACTGGGGCGCGATATTTTCAGCCGTGTCATTTACGGCGCGCGGATCACCCTGTTGATCGTGGCGCTGGTGGCGGTGATCTCGGCGCCGCTCGGGCTGTTGATCGGGGCGATCTCCGGCTATTTTGGCGGTTGGGTCGATAAGGTGATGATGGGGATCACCGACGTGTTCCTGTCGATGCCCAAGCTGATCCTCGCGCTGGCCTTTGTCGCTGCACTAGGGCCCGGGATCGAGAATGCGATCATCGCCATCGCCATCACCTCATGGCCGGCTTACGCGCGGATCGCGCGGGCCGAGACGCTGACGTTTCGCAATTCCGAGTTCATTTCTGCCACGCGTTTGCTGGGGGCGAGCCACACTCGGATCATCACCCGCCATGTGCTGCCGCTCTGCACCTCGTCGATGATCGTGCGGGTGACCTTGGATATGGCGGGCATCATCCTGACCGCAGCGGGGCTGGGCTTTCTCGGGCTTGGGGCACAACCGCCCTTGCCGGAATGGGGCGCCATGATTTCGCGCGGGCGGGCGTTCATTCTCGATCAATGGTGGGTTGCCACCATGCCCGGGTTCGCCATCATTGTCGTCTCGCTGGGGTTCTGTTTCCTGGGCGACGGGCTGCGCGATGTGCTGGATCCCAAACAGGGAGGCAAGTCATGA
- a CDS encoding ABC transporter ATP-binding protein — protein MSQSPLLELKNLRVSFPTPKGRVEVVKGLSFTLGRERLGIVGESGSGKSMTGRAILRLVRRPGLQHADKMIFDGIDLQSLSERKMRDLRGARISMIMQDPKFSLNPVMTIGEQIAEALRTHETLARKEVKSRVLEMLQSVRIHDPERVMGLYPHEVSGGMGQRIMIAMMLIPRPDLLIADEPTSALDVSVQAQVLDLIDELVREKGMGLILISHDLNLVARYCDRILVMHAGEVVESCAAAELHKATHPYTRGLLAAVPRMEETREELPVLDRSAWSGT, from the coding sequence ATGAGCCAATCCCCGCTGCTGGAACTGAAAAACCTTCGGGTCAGCTTCCCCACTCCCAAGGGGCGCGTCGAAGTGGTCAAGGGGCTGTCCTTTACCCTTGGGCGCGAACGCTTGGGCATCGTCGGCGAAAGCGGTTCCGGTAAGTCGATGACCGGCCGGGCCATCCTGCGTCTGGTGCGTCGCCCGGGTTTGCAGCACGCCGACAAGATGATCTTTGACGGCATCGATCTGCAAAGCCTCTCGGAGCGCAAGATGCGGGATCTGCGCGGGGCGCGGATTTCGATGATCATGCAGGACCCGAAGTTTTCGCTGAACCCGGTGATGACCATCGGGGAGCAGATCGCCGAAGCGCTCAGGACCCATGAAACGCTTGCGCGAAAGGAGGTCAAATCCCGTGTTCTGGAGATGCTGCAGTCTGTGCGCATCCACGATCCAGAGCGCGTGATGGGGCTCTATCCGCATGAGGTGTCGGGCGGTATGGGGCAGCGCATCATGATCGCCATGATGCTGATCCCGCGCCCGGATTTGCTGATCGCGGATGAGCCGACTTCGGCACTGGATGTCTCGGTGCAGGCACAGGTGCTTGATCTGATCGACGAGCTGGTCCGTGAAAAAGGCATGGGGCTGATCCTGATCTCGCATGATCTCAACCTCGTGGCGCGCTATTGCGACCGCATTCTGGTGATGCATGCGGGGGAGGTGGTCGAAAGCTGCGCGGCTGCGGAGCTGCATAAGGCGACGCATCCCTACACGCGGGGTCTGCTGGCGGCGGTGCCCCGAATGGAAGAAACACGCGAGGAGCTGCCTGTCCTCGACCGCAGCGCATGGAGTGGCACATGA
- a CDS encoding ABC transporter ATP-binding protein, whose protein sequence is MSAISLRNLDISYGPTKVVRDVNIEVDPGESFALVGESGSGKSTILKAIAGLAPDWSGEISVLGQPRGRQVDRGFATRCQMVFQDPYGSLHPRKSVDTVLSEPLRIHGLGNRDSRVSDMLAAVGLDQRFRFRYPHQLSGGQRQRVAIARALMLEPKVMLLDEPTSALDVSVQAEILNLLKALRREQGLTYLMVTHNLPVVGFMCDRMAVMHKGRIVEVAPASALHDGSFSDPYSQSLYAASGGNPDRKDD, encoded by the coding sequence ATGAGCGCGATTTCTCTGAGAAACCTCGATATTTCTTATGGTCCCACAAAAGTGGTGCGCGACGTGAATATCGAGGTCGACCCCGGCGAGAGCTTTGCGCTGGTCGGGGAAAGCGGGTCGGGCAAGTCGACCATCCTGAAGGCGATTGCCGGGCTCGCGCCGGATTGGAGTGGCGAGATTTCAGTGCTGGGACAGCCGCGCGGGCGTCAGGTGGATCGCGGTTTCGCCACCCGCTGTCAGATGGTGTTTCAGGACCCCTACGGCTCGCTGCATCCGCGCAAATCTGTGGATACGGTGTTGAGCGAACCGCTCAGGATCCACGGTCTGGGCAACCGCGACAGCCGGGTGAGCGACATGCTGGCCGCCGTGGGGTTGGATCAGCGATTTCGCTTTCGCTACCCGCATCAGCTGTCGGGCGGGCAGCGCCAGAGGGTGGCTATCGCCCGTGCGCTGATGCTGGAACCCAAGGTGATGTTGCTGGATGAGCCGACCTCGGCGCTGGATGTGTCGGTGCAGGCGGAAATCCTGAACCTCCTGAAGGCGCTGCGTCGCGAACAGGGGCTGACCTATCTCATGGTCACTCACAACCTGCCGGTCGTCGGTTTCATGTGCGACCGGATGGCGGTCATGCATAAAGGCCGCATTGTCGAAGTTGCTCCGGCATCGGCCCTGCATGATGGCAGCTTCTCGGATCCCTATAGCCAATCTCTCTACGCCGCTTCCGGCGGCAACCCAGACCGTAAGGATGACTGA
- a CDS encoding GAF domain-containing protein — translation MTTTFQAQRDFEDAFSKALTDAQAYDALCTLTKATVGAKLFTVMTADMDAMMACRVYTDDAENYPTTGTKPIEMNRWFEQVHGRHETFVSNTLADIDTVFPDAELIGKLGCGSVINLPVILGGKMVATVNILHEEGYYTPERVAQAHEVLRLPAMAVLARNS, via the coding sequence ATGACGACCACCTTTCAGGCTCAGCGCGATTTCGAAGATGCCTTTTCAAAGGCTCTGACGGATGCCCAGGCCTATGACGCGCTTTGCACCCTGACCAAGGCGACCGTGGGAGCAAAGCTTTTCACGGTCATGACGGCGGACATGGATGCGATGATGGCCTGTCGTGTCTACACTGACGATGCGGAGAACTATCCGACGACCGGTACGAAACCCATCGAGATGAACCGCTGGTTCGAACAGGTGCATGGTCGGCACGAAACCTTTGTCTCCAACACGCTGGCGGATATCGACACCGTGTTTCCCGATGCCGAACTGATCGGCAAGCTGGGCTGCGGTTCGGTGATCAACCTGCCGGTGATCCTTGGCGGCAAGATGGTGGCCACGGTCAACATCCTGCATGAAGAGGGCTATTACACGCCCGAGCGCGTGGCGCAGGCGCATGAGGTTCTGCGCCTGCCTGCGATGGCGGTGCTGGCGCGCAACAGCTGA
- a CDS encoding metallophosphoesterase, with amino-acid sequence MANWYSADLHFGHHRIIDFCKRPFASTAEMNATLIANFQACVAHDDDLWILGDFAFGRADDTAQFENWFHSLPGRKHLIIGNHDDEAVISLPWASTEYMAEIQDGEHSLVLCHYPMITWNGARRGALQLFGHVHDQWAGSRNSINVGVDQWDFRPIQIEEIAKRAARMPVNKHWADVEHGNELP; translated from the coding sequence ATGGCCAACTGGTATTCGGCCGACCTGCACTTCGGCCACCACCGCATCATCGACTTCTGCAAGCGCCCCTTCGCCTCAACGGCAGAGATGAACGCGACCCTGATCGCCAACTTCCAGGCCTGTGTCGCGCATGATGATGACCTCTGGATTTTGGGAGATTTCGCCTTCGGTCGCGCTGATGATACGGCACAGTTCGAGAACTGGTTTCACAGCCTGCCCGGCCGCAAGCATCTGATCATCGGCAACCACGACGACGAAGCAGTAATCTCGCTCCCCTGGGCCAGCACAGAGTACATGGCCGAGATCCAGGACGGCGAACACAGCCTCGTCCTGTGCCATTATCCGATGATCACTTGGAACGGCGCACGCAGAGGCGCCCTACAGCTGTTCGGCCACGTCCATGACCAATGGGCAGGCTCGCGAAACAGCATAAATGTCGGCGTCGACCAGTGGGATTTTCGGCCAATCCAGATTGAAGAAATCGCAAAGCGGGCAGCTCGTATGCCCGTCAACAAGCATTGGGCGGATGTCGAACATGGAAACGAGCTTCCTTAG
- a CDS encoding capsule biosynthesis protein, translating into MTTKVKARKFRVKRYALTAAASAPATHASLKRSSRPTPQPDNQLFNNSASADGFGTRPFPGSAAADQAAAPKRRSGHAQGVAAQALRSDAEASAPLTATDTAADEDRITAEIDAIRREGLTGRQLRAARRVAQQHNLEATSDFDAVRLLRQKGINPFQKGSVLDLVSTRKAAANTGEAANTAPAASAPAASQAEAGTPSPAVLAQISRDGAISQIQQDIARRRRRKLLLLAARLLVFVGIPTMLAGYYFYNIATPMYATNSSFVIQQAESGGGSAGGLGGLLAGSGLSSSQDSITVQDYLTSRDAMLRLDADAGFKDHFSSPQIDPIQRLPENPSNEQAYKVYLERVSIGYDPTEGLLRMEVVAANPQTSQQFSELLIQYAEEQVDHLTQRLREDQMKGARDSLDDAEAKMRASQEKVVELQEQLGIISPDAETSTIMNQVSGFETQLQEKRLQLQQLLDNPQPNQARVDGVRGDIRRLEALIADLRAQLTETQGSSGSLARISVDLRMAEADLATRQAMAQQALQSLEAARIEANRQVRYLSLSSRPVAPDEPTYPRKFESTLLSLLVFAGIYLMASLTAAVLREQVSA; encoded by the coding sequence ATGACTACGAAGGTTAAAGCCCGCAAATTCCGCGTGAAGCGCTACGCGCTGACGGCCGCCGCATCGGCGCCCGCCACGCACGCGTCTTTAAAGCGGTCCAGCCGGCCGACCCCGCAGCCAGACAACCAGCTGTTCAACAACAGCGCCAGTGCAGATGGCTTCGGGACCCGACCCTTCCCCGGATCCGCCGCAGCCGATCAAGCCGCCGCCCCCAAACGTCGCAGCGGACATGCGCAGGGCGTGGCCGCGCAGGCGCTCAGATCCGACGCGGAGGCCTCTGCGCCGCTCACCGCCACGGACACAGCGGCCGACGAAGACCGCATTACCGCCGAAATCGACGCCATTCGCCGTGAAGGCCTGACCGGTCGTCAATTGCGTGCTGCCCGACGTGTCGCACAGCAACACAACCTGGAAGCGACATCGGATTTCGATGCCGTTCGGCTGCTGCGCCAAAAAGGCATCAATCCCTTTCAGAAAGGCAGCGTTCTGGATCTGGTCTCCACACGCAAAGCCGCCGCGAACACGGGCGAAGCGGCCAACACAGCCCCCGCAGCCAGCGCCCCCGCTGCATCACAAGCAGAGGCAGGGACGCCCTCGCCAGCCGTTCTCGCGCAGATCAGCCGCGATGGCGCAATTTCTCAGATCCAACAGGACATCGCACGGCGCCGGCGGCGCAAACTTTTGCTGCTCGCTGCCCGTTTGCTGGTCTTTGTCGGGATTCCGACAATGTTGGCAGGTTACTATTTCTACAACATCGCGACCCCCATGTATGCGACCAACTCCTCCTTCGTGATTCAGCAGGCTGAATCCGGCGGCGGGAGCGCGGGAGGCCTGGGGGGGCTTCTGGCCGGAAGCGGCCTATCTTCCTCGCAGGATTCGATCACCGTTCAGGACTATCTGACCTCGCGCGACGCCATGTTGCGACTCGACGCTGACGCCGGGTTCAAAGATCATTTTTCCTCGCCACAGATCGACCCGATTCAGCGCCTGCCCGAAAACCCGTCCAACGAACAGGCCTATAAGGTCTATCTGGAACGTGTCAGCATCGGCTACGATCCGACCGAAGGCCTTTTGCGCATGGAAGTCGTCGCAGCCAATCCCCAGACCTCACAGCAGTTTTCCGAACTGCTCATTCAATACGCCGAAGAGCAGGTCGATCATCTGACCCAGCGCCTGCGCGAAGACCAAATGAAAGGCGCCCGCGACAGTCTGGACGACGCCGAAGCGAAAATGCGCGCCTCGCAGGAAAAGGTTGTCGAGCTCCAGGAACAACTTGGAATCATATCTCCCGACGCGGAAACCAGTACGATCATGAACCAGGTCTCGGGCTTTGAAACCCAACTGCAGGAAAAGCGTCTGCAGCTGCAGCAACTTCTGGACAACCCGCAGCCGAACCAGGCCCGCGTCGACGGCGTGCGCGGCGACATCCGCCGTCTGGAAGCGTTGATCGCGGACCTGCGCGCCCAATTGACCGAGACGCAGGGATCCTCGGGCTCGCTGGCCCGGATCAGCGTCGATTTGCGCATGGCTGAGGCCGATCTCGCGACCCGTCAGGCCATGGCCCAACAAGCGCTCCAGTCGCTCGAAGCGGCCCGGATCGAGGCCAACCGTCAGGTGCGTTACCTGTCGCTGTCGTCCCGTCCCGTGGCCCCGGATGAGCCAACATATCCGCGCAAGTTCGAAAGCACGCTCCTGTCGCTTCTTGTCTTTGCCGGCATCTATCTGATGGCCTCTCTGACCGCCGCAGTACTGCGCGAACAGGTTTCCGCATAG
- a CDS encoding ATP-binding cassette domain-containing protein, with the protein MLEFDNVSKSFWTGTQRKVILDRASFRVDLGKSLGILAPNGTGKTTLINMMSGLEKPDEGEIRRNCRISFPLGFMGGLIGKHTARENVRFIAQLYDLDPDYVEAFCRWLCGLEEYFDMPVATYSSGMRSRLSFALLLALDFDIYLIDEGMPATADVDFNRKAGSILRERLEKATVIIVSHQAETLEKFCRSAAVLRNGKLYMFDTLEEAKALYDYEG; encoded by the coding sequence ATGCTCGAGTTCGACAACGTCAGTAAGTCCTTTTGGACGGGAACCCAGCGCAAGGTCATTCTCGACCGTGCGTCTTTCCGTGTTGATCTCGGAAAATCTCTGGGCATCTTGGCGCCGAACGGCACCGGCAAAACCACATTGATCAACATGATGTCGGGCCTTGAAAAACCGGATGAAGGCGAGATTCGGCGCAACTGCCGCATTTCTTTCCCCCTTGGCTTCATGGGCGGTCTGATTGGCAAGCATACGGCACGCGAAAACGTACGGTTTATCGCCCAGCTCTACGATCTCGACCCTGATTACGTCGAAGCCTTTTGCCGCTGGCTCTGCGGTCTCGAAGAATATTTTGACATGCCAGTGGCCACGTATTCTTCGGGCATGCGCTCACGCCTTTCCTTTGCACTGTTGCTCGCACTGGATTTTGACATCTATCTTATCGATGAAGGGATGCCTGCGACCGCCGACGTGGACTTCAATCGCAAAGCAGGCAGCATCCTGCGAGAGCGACTGGAAAAAGCGACGGTAATTATCGTATCGCACCAGGCCGAAACTCTGGAGAAATTCTGCCGTTCGGCTGCCGTTCTGCGCAACGGCAAGCTCTATATGTTCGACACGCTGGAAGAAGCGAAGGCTCTCTATGACTACGAAGGTTAA
- a CDS encoding Na+/H+ antiporter NhaA — protein sequence MYRVWSFITNYSLLLILGALTALVWANVDAHSYHAFVDFPVAEHFFIGHPHADDAGHVTRTLTLHYLFNDVLMAFFFAIAAKEVWEAVILKNGSLRGKKAATPLIATAGGMFGPILVYLGLAMVLGSDTFDAVKHGWAVPTATDIAFSYLVGRLVFGAGHPAVRFLLLLAIADDAAGLVILAIFYPTGDLAIEWLLLSLAAAVIVFLLANWLPRKLDRHNQLRPNSTWVRKSLGYWPYLIAGCISWYGFMRAGIHPALGLLPIVPTIPHADRAFGLFAEAETHLTDLLNDIEHKLKTPVEIILFFFGLLNAGVEFNAIGEPTWLVLGGLLIGKPVGILLMGALAAHVLRLGLPAGMRTIDLFVIGCVAAIGFTVSLFIASVAFDANTMLGETPVQAAAKMGALFSFAAAIISIIAGKLCKVEKRIS from the coding sequence ATGTACAGAGTCTGGAGTTTCATCACCAATTATTCACTCTTGTTGATTCTGGGCGCGCTTACTGCGCTGGTTTGGGCCAATGTGGATGCGCATTCCTATCACGCCTTCGTAGACTTCCCAGTGGCAGAGCATTTCTTCATCGGCCACCCGCATGCAGATGACGCCGGGCATGTCACCCGCACTTTGACCCTGCACTACCTGTTCAACGACGTGCTCATGGCTTTCTTCTTTGCCATTGCCGCGAAAGAGGTCTGGGAAGCCGTCATCCTGAAAAACGGATCGCTGCGCGGCAAAAAGGCCGCCACCCCGCTGATCGCCACCGCTGGCGGCATGTTCGGGCCGATCCTCGTCTATCTCGGTCTGGCCATGGTGCTGGGATCTGACACCTTCGATGCGGTCAAGCATGGCTGGGCAGTCCCGACCGCCACGGACATCGCCTTTTCCTATCTCGTTGGTCGCCTTGTCTTTGGCGCGGGGCACCCGGCCGTGCGCTTCCTGCTGCTGCTGGCCATCGCAGACGATGCGGCAGGTCTGGTGATCCTTGCCATTTTCTACCCGACCGGCGATCTGGCCATCGAATGGCTGCTGCTGTCGCTGGCCGCCGCCGTCATCGTGTTCCTGCTGGCCAACTGGCTGCCGCGTAAGCTGGATCGCCACAACCAGTTGCGACCGAATTCCACGTGGGTGCGCAAATCCCTTGGCTACTGGCCCTATCTGATCGCGGGCTGCATTTCCTGGTATGGCTTTATGCGCGCCGGCATTCACCCGGCACTGGGTCTCTTGCCGATCGTGCCGACCATTCCCCACGCCGATCGCGCCTTTGGCCTGTTTGCCGAGGCGGAAACGCATCTGACCGATCTGCTCAATGACATAGAGCACAAGCTGAAAACCCCGGTCGAAATCATCCTGTTCTTCTTCGGCCTGCTCAACGCGGGCGTCGAGTTCAACGCCATCGGCGAACCCACGTGGCTGGTGCTCGGCGGACTGCTGATCGGCAAGCCGGTCGGTATCCTGCTCATGGGGGCGCTTGCGGCCCATGTGCTGCGCTTGGGTCTGCCTGCCGGCATGCGCACCATCGACCTGTTCGTGATCGGCTGCGTGGCCGCCATCGGCTTCACCGTATCGCTGTTCATCGCCTCGGTCGCCTTCGATGCGAACACCATGCTGGGCGAGACGCCGGTGCAGGCAGCCGCGAAGATGGGTGCGCTCTTCTCCTTCGCCGCAGCGATCATTTCAATCATCGCCGGCAAGCTCTGCAAGGTCGAAAAACGGATCAGTTGA